The segment AAGCGGTGGGCGGTAGAGCGGACCTTCTCGTGGCTCACCGCCCACCGGTGCCTCGCCCGGGACTACGAGACCAGCCCCGCCCGCTCCGAGACGATGATCCGCTGGGCGATGATCGGCATCATGGTCCGCCGACTCACCCGAGGCCGCCCGGCAGCGCGACAGGGTTTGCGCCCGCTGCCGCAGGCTGCCGACTGGCACTCTGCCCGAACGCCGGTATAGACCCAGATCAGTTGCAGGGGCTGCTTCCCAGGTCCGCGTCGGGGTCCTCGTCGTCCTCGTGCAGGAACCGCGCAGTGCCGGCCCCTCTGAAGCTGACGTCACTCAGTGGCCACTCCTCGAACTCGTCGCGCAGGAGCCGAACCAGGAACTCCGCCATCCCAACGGGGTACACCGTCCAAGCCGAGTGCTGCCGGGCCCAGACGGCAACCGGCCAGCGGTCCGGATCCGGGCCGACGGCAACCCAGGTGAGGACGTCTGCTTCCGTGATGCCCCAGACGAGCATGTCCTCCACGCGGTAGAGGCCCTTCTGCTCGGGCAGGTTCCAGTCATCCGCGGTGCCCCGCAGCATCGCTGGATGAAGGGTGTCCACCCGCATGCCCTCCCATTCGGCGCTGCCGCTGGCCGGACCGCAGATATCCACCCACTGCTGCTCGATCGAGCCACGCCCGAAGGTGTCGATGAACTGTCGATAGTCCGACGGGAGTTGTTTCCCATGCGCTGCCTCGACAGCCTTCCAGTCCACGATATCCCCACGCGTCGGCCCGATGCATGACAGGCGATGTGACAGCTCGACGACAGCATCGCCACCGCCGCTCCCGCCTGTCGCCATCTCATTCGTGAAGGTGGGCTCGCCCATCTCTGCCACTCCCCGCCGTAAAGGCTGTACACCCCCCGGCATCAACTCGATGCCCAGCCACGGGCCGTACCTTACGTGCTGATCACGACAGGCCAGGCATCGTTCAAGCCCGACTCACGGCAGATCTCAAACGCGGTCTGAGAGGGATCCTTCCGAAGCCGACAGGTGAGCATGTTCAGCAGTAGGCGGTTGAGTACTTCTCGTTCTCCCTGGCTGATGTCGCTGCGGTGACATGATGCCGCGTCGGCTCGGTCGTGCTGCCGGCGGGGCGTCGAAGCGGCTGCTCAGGGCTTGCATCAGGGCTGTTCTGCGACGAACGAATCCGCGAGGCCTGCGCCAATGGCTGGCTCGGCGAAGTCGAAGGCCTCCAAGTCAGCTTCGATGCCGCGATGGCCAAGCTCAACAGCCTGAAGAACACCCCCACCGACGGACGACCGCAACTGGTCAACCTCGGCATGCCCGTCTTCACCGACGACGCACCATCACCGCGTCCGGAGACGGGAGAGCCCGGACGCCAGGACTGACGGCTGTGCACCACCGGCACCCAGCGGCCCCGCCTCGGGCGGGGCCGCTCTCTTCTCCCGTCTCTGTTACCAGATGAGGACTCCGCCTCCTATCGCGCTCGCTCGCCTGGCGGCATCCTCGATGATCGCCAATCGTTCGGAGATCGCGCTCCTGTGCTCGTCGGTCGTTCGCACTGGTTCCGTATTCGCAACGATCCTCTCCAAGTTCTCGCGGAGCAGGAGGCACTCTCGCTGAAACGCAGGGACCTGCTCGGGTTCGACCTGCAGATCCGCATCGGCCAGGACCGGAAAGAAGATCGCTCCGAGTGCACGCACCACCTCCGCGCCCCAAACGCGAGTGCGCCAGCTCTCGAAGCCCGCAGCGTTCGAGGATCCCTCCGGGACTTCCTGCACCTGCCTTTCACCATCTGCACCAACAACAAAGACATTTACCGACAGGCTCATGAGCGCAGTGGATCACAGCCTCGCCTGGAAAGTCCAAGGGATTCACGGCCATCGGGGGTGTAGGCAGGGCGGTCGGCGCATCGAATCCGAACCAGTGAAGTTCAGAGAAGCCCGCCCGACCACAAGATCGTCCGATTAGAAGTCATCTCATTTGGGCTTGTAGGCTGCTCGCGTGACGATCGTGGAGCGCTTGGTGCCGGACGAGTTGTGGGAGTTGTTCCAGCGGGTGGTGCCGGCGGCGCCGACTCGGCCGCAGGGCGGTGGCCGTCGGCGGCACGGGGACCGGGAGGTGCTGGCCGCGATCGTGTTCGTGGCCACCTCCGGGTGCACGTGGGCTCAGCTCCCGCCATGTTTCGGGCCGTCCGGGCCGACCGCGCACCGCCGGTTCGCCGAGTGGGCCGCGGCTCGGGTCTGGGCGAAGCTCTACCGCCTGGTCCTGGACGAGCTCGGCGCGCGGGGCGAGTCGGACTGGTCGCGGTGTGCGGTCGACTCGGTGAACATGCGGGCCCTGAAAAAGGTGCCCCTATGGCTTTCGTCAAGCGGCGGTGGCGGCCGGGGGTTGGTAGAGGGTGCCATCTCTGAGCATGGCGAAAAGCACATCGATGCGGCGTCGGGCGAGTGCGACGAGGGCGGCGACGTGGTGCTTGCCTTCGCGTCGTTTCCGGTCGTAGTAGGTGCGTGACTCCGGCTGGGACAGCGACGCGAACGCGGCCAGGTAGAAGGCCCGTTTGAGCTGCTTGTTGCCGCGCCGGGACGGGTGCTCGCCGCGGATGGAGGAGCCGGAGGCTCGGGTGACGGGTGCCAGGCCGGCGTAGGCGGCCAGGTGGCCGGAGGTCGGGAAGGCGCGGGCGTCGCCGACGTCGACGAGGATTCGGGCGGCGGTCCTGATCCCGATGCCGGGCATCGAGGTCAGGACCGGGGAAAGAGGGTGGGCCTCCAGCAGTTCCTCGATCCTCACAGCGAGGAGTTTGCGCTGTTCGAGCACGGAACTGAGTGAGCTGGCGAGGCTGGGGACGATCAAGGTGGCGGCCTCGGTGCCGGGGACGACGACACTCTGCTCGTCCAGGGCGGTGAAGATGTCTTCGACCAGGCGCTCGGCCATCCGCGGGGCCTTGGGCCGCAGCAGCGTGATCACTCTCCGCCGCCCGGCCTTCCTCAACTGGGCCGGGGAGCCGTGGCGTTCGAGCAGGGCGAGGACGGCCGGGTGGTCGAGTCGTGGGCCCAGGACGCGCTCGAGCGATGGGTGGATCTGGGTGAGCAGGCCGCGCAGCCGGTTCTTGATCCTTGTCGACTCGCCGGCGAGGTCGTCGTCGAACCCGGCGATCATCTCCAATTCGGCAACGGTCTCGTCGCTGGGCGCCAGGTCGCGCAGGGTGTGCGGCATGGCGCGGGCGGCGTCCGCGATGACGTGCGCGTCGCGCGCGTCGGTCTTCGCCTCGCCCGGATAGAGGTCGGCGATCCGGCGCATGGTCAGGCCGGGCAGGTAGGCGATGCGACAGCCGGCGTCGCGGGCGACGGCCAGCGGAAGGGCTCCGACGGTGGCCGGCTGGTCGACCACCACCAGCATCGTCCCGTGCTTGGCCTGCAGTTTCGTGAACAGCTCACGCAGCCTGGGCTCGCTGTTGGGCAGTGCCTTGTCGAAGACCTTCTTGCCGGCCGGCGTGAGCGCGGTGGCATGATGTTCGCCCTTGCCGACGTCCAGGCCGAGATAGAGGTCTGTGCCATCGCTGCTGGTCAACTGCCCCTCCCCAGGTCTCGCTCTCCCCGGCCCTGCGGCATCGGCGTGCCGGCATCCACGTTACGGAGAGCCTGCCTCACCCAGGTGCGGGATCGGCGCTCAAGCCCCTCATCAGCGGTCTGCCGACGCCTCCGAGCCCGGTGACACCACCTTTTCGATCATGCTCGACGAGGGATCTCAGTCATGCCGGGCCGGGAGGCCGGGAACCCCATTGCGGGGCCACGAAGAAGGTAACGGGATCTGACGGGTCCGAATCCTGTCGATCGGGGCAAGTTCGGGTCGAAGATCCACTTGATCACGGAACGTACCGGTCTGCCCATCTCCCTGGCGATCTCCGGGGCCGATCTGCACGACAGCCAGGCCCTGGTCCCGCTCGTCGAGGCGATCCCGCCGATCCGCTCCCGCCGCGGCCCCCGGCGGCGCCGGCCCGGCAAGCTGCACGGCGACAAAGCCTACGACCACCGCTTCATCCGCTCCTACCTGCGGCGCCGGCAGATCGCGCATCGCATCGCCCGCCGTGGCATCGAGTCCTCGACCCGCCTCGGCCGGCACCGCTGGGTGATCGAGCGGACCGTCGCCTGGCTCGGCGTCTTCCGCCGGCTCCACCGCCGCTACGAGCGCAAGGGCACCCACTTCGCAGCCTTCGCTACCATCGCCGCCACCCTCATCTGCCACCGCAGAATCACCAAATGAGATGACTTCTAACCCCGACCCGATCCCGGCCGACAGCGCCTGCTGCTCCCGGTTCAGGCGCCGAAGCCAGCCCGCTGCACCGCGATCCACCTATGCAGCCACGCATCGGGTGCCGGGTCTGGCCAGGGTGCGCTGCGGGGCGGCGGTCCACTGGCCGATCGTCGTGTACGGGCGCATACCGGCCGGCACCGCGCAGGAGGCGGTCAGCAGCATGCTCACGAACGGGCGGTGCAGTCCGCGGCGGCGTGGGTCCGGCAGCCTGATCAACCGTTCGTCCACCGACAGCCCCGGCAATCCCTCCAGGGCGGGCGACTTCACGAGGCATGGCACGGCAGGCTGGCGGTGCACCGAAACTCCGGAAGCCGTAAGCGACTTGGGAAGGCCACCTGCCCCAACGGAGCTTCGTTGCGTTGGACACGCGGCTCACGGCCAGGCTTCCGAGCAGCAGACCTACAAGATCACCCGACTTTGCAACAGCCCTGCCAGCCTGGCCGAGCGCAAGGCCACCGGGTCTGCAGCACCTGCATCACAGCCGCGTCCCCGGGCGTTGCCCAGCGGTGACAGAGCCCATATGAGACGCACATACTTCACGGGCACGTTGCACGGGTGGTTACCGAGTGAAGCGGGGTGGGGATGGCGCGCGTACTGCTCGTCGAGGATGACGACGGGCTCCGCGAGGCACTGGGTCTGGCGCTGTCGAGCCTGGGACACGAGGTCCTCGGCGCACCGAACGGTCCTGTAGCGCTGGAAAGGCTGGCGGCCGGCCGAGACGTCGAGTGCGTGGTGCTGGACGTGATGATGCCGCAGATGGACGGGTTCGAGGTCTGTCGAGGGATCCGGAGGCTCGGCCAGACCCCGGTCATCATGCTCACGGCCCGCTCGGAGCCGATCGACATCGTCGCCGGCCTGGAGTGCGGGGCGGACGACTACGTCGCCAAACCGGTGGAGCCGCGGGTCCTCGATGCCCGGATCAAAGCGGTGCTCCGGCGAGTGACTCCGACCGCCGAACCGGAAGGCGAGGCGAGCGTCGTGGACCTGGGGTCGGTACGCGTGGACACCCGCGCGATGACCGTCACCAAGTACGGTGCGCCCGTGGAACTGACCCCGACCGAGCTACGTCTGCTGCTGGAATTCGCCCTTCACCCCGGGCAGGTCCTGACCCGGCAGGTGCTTCTGGACAGGGTCTGGGACTACGGGTATCTCGGTGACTCGCGCATCGTTGATGCGTGCGTCTGGCGCCTGCGGGCGAAGACCGAGGACGACCCGGCCCGGCCCTCGTTGATCGCCACCGTGCGCGGGGTCGGCTACCGGTTGGACCTGCCGTGACCGGCCGTCTCGGACTGCGCGGCCGTATCACCGTCACAGTGCTGCTCGCGCTGCTGCTGCCCTCGGTGCTCCTTTCCCTGCTCAGCTACCGCGCGCTGCGAGAGCGCGCCGAGCAGGACTTCCGCGCTCGGGTGCTGTCCAGCGCGCTGTCGGACTTCACCTCGGCGGCCAACTCCATCCGGGCCCAGGTCAAACCGAACGCCCTGCTCAGCGCCCACGAAGCACTTGCCGTACGAAAGTTCAACACGTACGTGGTGTACGCCATGAAGCCGGACCCGAGCGGCACCGGGTACACGGCCCCCGACCCGAACGAGCTGCCAGGCCCCGACCAGGATCCGAAGACCTGGCCCGGCCTCAAGGCCACCAGCGTGTCCGACGCGAGCGTCGAGCAGATCTCCTCCACCCCCCTCAGAGCGTTCCTGAAGACCGGCGACCACCCGTTGCTGTTGGACGAGCGGGACCTGGTTCTCGTACACCCCGCGGGCAAGCCCTGGCTGGTCGTCGGTGCCGTCGTGGGCAGTCAGGGAACGAGCGACCGGTACCCCGGCGCGCCCGTCGTAGCAGTCGAGTACCACTCGCTCCAACCGGTCGACGATGAGGCGAGCGCCGATCTGCGCAGCCTCTTTCTGGTCTCCGCGGCCACGGTGGTGACTGGCGCCCTGCTCGCCTGGCTCGTCGCCGGCCGGGTCCAACGACCCGTCGCTGCCGCCAGCGCGGCCGCACGCGCACTCGGCGCTGGAGACCTGACAGCCCGCCTTCCAGTGTCCGGCCATGATGAACTCTCCGATCTGAGTTCCTCGTTCAACCAGATGGCCGACCACCTGGCCAAGACGATCGACCAACTTACCCGGCACCAGGCACGCCAGCGGCAGTTCGTCGCGGACGTGAGCCATGAGCTGCGCACACCCACCGCCTCACTCCTGGCAGCGGCGACCGCGCTGGAGCACCCCGTCACCAGAGACAGCGCCGCGACGCTGATCGCCCCCCAACTGCGGCGGCTGGCCGCGCTGACCGAGGATCTGCTGGAGATCTCGCACATGGATGCGGGCGAGGCCACCGTGGTCCTGCAGCCGCTCGACCTCGCCGACCTGGTCGCCGACGCCGTCGCCCACAGTGAATCACCGGAGTCGGTGACCGTCCGAACCGCGGGCGACACCAGCGCCCACGTCGATCCGCGCCGGATGCACACCGTCATCACCAACCTGGTGTCCAACGCGCTATGTCACGGCGCCGCACCGGTCAAGGTGACGGTCCACGAGGTGGAAGATAGCGTTGTCGTCCGTGTCGCCGACTCCGGGCCCGGCGTACCCGAGGAACTGCACGAACGGGTCTTCGATCGCTTCGTACGGGCCGATCCGGCACGCGCTTCCGGCCACGGCGGCCTGGGCAGCACCAGCAACGGGCTCGGACTGGCGATCGCCCGGGAGAACGCGCGGCTGCACCACGCCACACTGACCCTCACCAACGAGCCGGGCGCCGTGTTCACACTGACCGTACCGAAACGATGACAGGCCGGTTTCCGGGACCGGTCCACGTCACGGGAACCGCATACGCAACCACGACCACGCACACACACGGCGGTGACAACCTGAACAAGCCGCGCGACCAGCCTGCCCTGGGTGACCACGCGAACACCGCTCACCCACCCGCGCCCCGCCGCAGCCCCTGCCCGGCCCCCACACCCACCCCGAAACCGGCGAGGTGCGGCAACTGCCCTGGGCAGCGCCTTCCTGCTGGCCTACCTGACACTGTCACTGCGCCGCTACGACCACTTCGGCTCCGGCGTGGACCTCGCCATCTTCGGGCAGGCCGTCAAACACCTCGCCGCAGGCCAGGCCCCGGTAGTGGATCTCAAAGCTCCCGGCTTCCTGGCATTCGGTGATCACTTCGACCCCATCATCGCCCTCGCAGCCCCGTTCTACCGCATCTGGCCCGACACCCGGGTCTTACTCTGCATCCAGGCGCTGCTCGTAGCGGTGGCTGTCGTCATCATCGCCGACATCGCGACAACCGCGCTCGGCCGGTGGCGAGGACTGTCGGCCGCCGCGGCGTTCGGAACGTCGGTCGGCGTCCAGAACGCCGTGGACTTCGACTTCCACGAAATTGCCTTCGCGGCACCCCTGCTGGCGCTCGCCCTTCGGGCCCACCTACTCGGCCGATGGCGCCAGTGCGCCGCCCTCACGGCCGGACTCCTGCTGGTCAAGGAGGACTCCGCCTTCATCATGCTCGGCATCGCCATCGCCCTGGCCATACGAGGACGCCGCGCCCTGGCGGCCGGGCTGGCGGCCTGGGCAGTAGTCGGCCTCGCAATAGTTCTTGCGATCGTCATCCCGTCCCTGAGCTACTGGCATCGCTACACCTACGCGCCGCAAGCCAAGGGCCCATGGACGTTCTTCACGGCTGGCGCCCACAGCCTCGGCACCAGCCTGGTTACCGATGGCACCGCGTCACGGACTCTTGTTCTTCTACTGGCAGGCGCAGGAGTTATCGGGGCACGCTCCCCACTGATTTGGGCCGTCCTGATCCCCTTCCTCGCACGAGCCGCGAACACCAACCCCGCGTACTGGGGACCGGGCTTCCACTACAACCTGCTGATCGAGGTGGCCCTCTTCGCCGCCCTCGTAGATGCGCTACGGCACCGCTCCCGAGCCGAGCCCGTAGTCTGGGCACTGATCGCCTGGATGACGGCTGCTGCCCTTGCCTGTGGGCCACTCGCCACCGTCATCTCCTCACACGATGACTGTTCCCGCTGCCGCGCCGCGCACACGGCGTTGGCCGTGATCCCGGACGGCGCGACGGTCGCCGCCGACACCTACCTTCTCCCGCACCTCGTCGACCACACCACGGGCTACCTGCTCACCCCTGAATTCACCGACTCGACCGGGCATCCCCTCACACCGGACTGGGTGGTGCTCGACGAACAGACCTCCACATATGGAGACCCGTCATGGGTACCCGCGCTCACTCGTCGTCTTGCGTCCATCTATGAAGAGGTCTCGGCCCGAGACGGATACGTCGTGCTGCACCGCAGGGTGGCTTTACTGGTCATTTCAGAATGAGATTCGGAGCTTTCTCAGGCAGATGCTGCAGACGAGTTGAAGCAGGCTCAGGTGGAGGTCAGTGCGTATCTCGTACCGGATTCGCAGGCGCTTGAACTGGTGCAGCCAGGCGAAGGTTCGTTCGACGACCCAACGGGTCTTGCCGAGCCCGGAGCCGTGGGCGATACCTCGCCGGGCGATCCTGGAGGTGATGACGCGGCGCTGGAGGATGCTGCGGTACTTGCCGTAGTCGTAGCTGCGGTCGGCGAAGAGCCTGCGCGGCCTGACCAACGACTCGGGCCCCGCCCGGTCACCGGCCCCGACTGCCGGCCGGAGCCGTCACCGCTCTTCGCCCCGATTCCCGGCGCAACAGTCATGGCAGGGCCCCCACCCCATACTTGACCCGTGATCATCTCCGCCCACTGCCCTGTGGCAGGCTGACCGCGACCTCCCCCTGACCCAGGAGGCCGCGTGTCCGAGCAGGACCCCACCACCACGTTCCACCTCACCTCCCTGCACACCCCCACCCCCGCCCGCATCCTGCGCCTGCACGGCGAACTGGAC is part of the Kitasatospora cineracea genome and harbors:
- a CDS encoding DUF2079 domain-containing protein, with product MTTRTPLTHPRPAAAPARPPHPPRNRRGAATALGSAFLLAYLTLSLRRYDHFGSGVDLAIFGQAVKHLAAGQAPVVDLKAPGFLAFGDHFDPIIALAAPFYRIWPDTRVLLCIQALLVAVAVVIIADIATTALGRWRGLSAAAAFGTSVGVQNAVDFDFHEIAFAAPLLALALRAHLLGRWRQCAALTAGLLLVKEDSAFIMLGIAIALAIRGRRALAAGLAAWAVVGLAIVLAIVIPSLSYWHRYTYAPQAKGPWTFFTAGAHSLGTSLVTDGTASRTLVLLLAGAGVIGARSPLIWAVLIPFLARAANTNPAYWGPGFHYNLLIEVALFAALVDALRHRSRAEPVVWALIAWMTAAALACGPLATVISSHDDCSRCRAAHTALAVIPDGATVAADTYLLPHLVDHTTGYLLTPEFTDSTGHPLTPDWVVLDEQTSTYGDPSWVPALTRRLASIYEEVSARDGYVVLHRRVALLVISE
- a CDS encoding response regulator transcription factor, translating into MARVLLVEDDDGLREALGLALSSLGHEVLGAPNGPVALERLAAGRDVECVVLDVMMPQMDGFEVCRGIRRLGQTPVIMLTARSEPIDIVAGLECGADDYVAKPVEPRVLDARIKAVLRRVTPTAEPEGEASVVDLGSVRVDTRAMTVTKYGAPVELTPTELRLLLEFALHPGQVLTRQVLLDRVWDYGYLGDSRIVDACVWRLRAKTEDDPARPSLIATVRGVGYRLDLP
- a CDS encoding sensor histidine kinase, with the protein product MTGRLGLRGRITVTVLLALLLPSVLLSLLSYRALRERAEQDFRARVLSSALSDFTSAANSIRAQVKPNALLSAHEALAVRKFNTYVVYAMKPDPSGTGYTAPDPNELPGPDQDPKTWPGLKATSVSDASVEQISSTPLRAFLKTGDHPLLLDERDLVLVHPAGKPWLVVGAVVGSQGTSDRYPGAPVVAVEYHSLQPVDDEASADLRSLFLVSAATVVTGALLAWLVAGRVQRPVAAASAAARALGAGDLTARLPVSGHDELSDLSSSFNQMADHLAKTIDQLTRHQARQRQFVADVSHELRTPTASLLAAATALEHPVTRDSAATLIAPQLRRLAALTEDLLEISHMDAGEATVVLQPLDLADLVADAVAHSESPESVTVRTAGDTSAHVDPRRMHTVITNLVSNALCHGAAPVKVTVHEVEDSVVVRVADSGPGVPEELHERVFDRFVRADPARASGHGGLGSTSNGLGLAIARENARLHHATLTLTNEPGAVFTLTVPKR
- a CDS encoding SMI1/KNR4 family protein, giving the protein MGEPTFTNEMATGGSGGGDAVVELSHRLSCIGPTRGDIVDWKAVEAAHGKQLPSDYRQFIDTFGRGSIEQQWVDICGPASGSAEWEGMRVDTLHPAMLRGTADDWNLPEQKGLYRVEDMLVWGITEADVLTWVAVGPDPDRWPVAVWARQHSAWTVYPVGMAEFLVRLLRDEFEEWPLSDVSFRGAGTARFLHEDDEDPDADLGSSPCN
- a CDS encoding IS110 family transposase, which codes for MTSSDGTDLYLGLDVGKGEHHATALTPAGKKVFDKALPNSEPRLRELFTKLQAKHGTMLVVVDQPATVGALPLAVARDAGCRIAYLPGLTMRRIADLYPGEAKTDARDAHVIADAARAMPHTLRDLAPSDETVAELEMIAGFDDDLAGESTRIKNRLRGLLTQIHPSLERVLGPRLDHPAVLALLERHGSPAQLRKAGRRRVITLLRPKAPRMAERLVEDIFTALDEQSVVVPGTEAATLIVPSLASSLSSVLEQRKLLAVRIEELLEAHPLSPVLTSMPGIGIRTAARILVDVGDARAFPTSGHLAAYAGLAPVTRASGSSIRGEHPSRRGNKQLKRAFYLAAFASLSQPESRTYYDRKRREGKHHVAALVALARRRIDVLFAMLRDGTLYQPPAATAA